A genomic stretch from Manduca sexta isolate Smith_Timp_Sample1 unplaced genomic scaffold, JHU_Msex_v1.0 HiC_scaffold_2923, whole genome shotgun sequence includes:
- the LOC119192556 gene encoding LOW QUALITY PROTEIN: E3 ubiquitin-protein ligase SH3RF3-like (The sequence of the model RefSeq protein was modified relative to this genomic sequence to represent the inferred CDS: inserted 1 base in 1 codon; deleted 2 bases in 2 codons; substituted 1 base at 1 genomic stop codon) encodes DLSFKKGETILLQKKLDTFWYXGECSGRTGMFPITFVQVVVPLPIPTALCKAMYDFRMTAPDEEGCLVFDKGAIITVHRRVDENWAEGRLDQRVGIFPIAFVEFNQPANQIIYGRHPNFHAHRYPQISMSTPAGGQNKYQNVATMSQSHPTFHGTQLLAPQQVLAPQQVLAPQQVLAHAPRAILEPAHTKHSLDLIHFNTHSKQGGVLQSVSRIGDNYDRLRAGKYDNTPAHKLDTTYQNVRTHEHFPVSNFSANNLSSDSSSSMNTPSVGVSSSTPNTSSNSSSCESNDPSTPSSPDNNTERNATVVAAANDANDAEEPEPRDEQEPLNTSMGVMSLNESSTATNTSLNVSLPPSESPKLTAGTSTQTQESQESEVRLDAPSSSKTVLRSSGPESLLFGLGLQAALSPSNGKEGNYMVARAHRDHHHREKRHSLTPSSHLQGNHTPNRHSAEIVATSLLDAAERRRRRSRSSDRPPARPYLALYPYRPQKPDELELKKEXIIIYRSGIYTVTERCRDGWFKGCSERSQRFGVFPGNYVAPAGNIRAKADKAPPRARTPPANAQPLTYPWSSQSQQPQSITRSDKQPKELKLKTDRLTISTGVSLMKRLAAMKKCKSPPAVGYSIDNPVFEDAASLPHDRRHPVHVRSGSCPSQLLRALPAGGGGRGGHGAERSRHKERPAALAVHDHHSHRQGTEGPWQSQHRKSQSLDVTASRKDRHHSQPVKERFRCIVPYPPNSEYELELKVDDIVLVSKKRGDGWYKGTLQRTGRTGLFPASFVQSCPQE; translated from the exons GTGCAATCATCACGGTGCACCGGCGCGTGGACGAGAACTGGGCGGAGGGGCGACTCGACCAGCGCGTGGGCATCTTCCCCATCGCCTTCGTCGAGTTCAACCAGCCCGCCAACCAGATCATATACGG acGCCACCCTAACTTC caCGCGCACAGATACCCGCAAATATCGATGTCGACGCCGGCCGGGGGTCAGAATAAGTACCAGAACGTGGCGACGATGAGCCAGTCGCACCCGACCTTCCACGGCACGCAACTCCTGGCGCCGCAGCAGGTCCTCGCGCCGCAGCAGGTCCTGGCGCCGCAGCAAGTCCTCGCGCATGCGCCGCGCGCCATCCTCGAGCCCGCACACACCAAGCACTCGCTCGACCTCATCCACTTCAATACGCACAGCAAGCAGGGCGGCGTGCTGCAGAGCGTCTCGCGCATCGGCGACAACTACGACCGCCTCCGCGCCGGCAAGTACGACAACACGCCCGCGCACAAGCTCGACACCACTTACCAGAACGTGCGCACCCACGAACACTTCCCTGTCTCCAACTTCAGCGCGAACAACCTCAGCTCCGACTCCAGCTCCAGCATGAATACGCCGTCGGTCGGCGTCAGCTCCTCTACGCCCAACACCAGCTCCAACTCGAGCTCGTGCGAGAGCAATGACCCCAGCACGCCCAGCTCCCCCGACAACAACACCGAGCGGAACGCGACCGTCGTCGCCGCCGCCAACGACGCCAACGACGCCGAGGAACCCGAGCCGAGGGACGAGCAGGAGCCGCTCAACACCTCCATGGGAGTGATGAGCTTGAACGAGAGC TCCACCGCGACCAACACCTCACTCAACGTCAGTCTGCCGCCGTCTGAGAGTCCCAAGCTCACCGCGGGCACGAGTACGCAGACGCAGGAGAGTCAGGAGAGCGAGGTGCGGCTCGACGCGCCATCGTCGAGTAAGACCGTGCTGCGGTCCAGTGGGCCAGAGTCGCTGCTGTTCGGGCTGGGGCTGCAGGCCGCGCTGTCGCCCTCCAAC GGCAAGGAGGGGAACTACATGGTGGCGCGGGCCCATCGGGACCATCACCACAGAGAGAAGAGACACAGTTTGACGCCCTCCTCGCATCTGCAGGGAAATCATACGCCGAACCG TCACTCTGCGGAGATCGTGGCGACGTCGCTGTTGGACGCGGCGGAGCGCCGGCGGCGTCGGTCTCGCAGCTCGGA CCGCCCTCCTGCCCGCCCCTACCTCGCACTCTACCCCTATCGACCGCAGAAACCGGACGAACTCGAACTTAAAAAGGAG taaattataatatatcgatCAGGTATCTACACGGTGACGGAGAGGTGTCGTGACGGATGGTTCAAGGGTTGTTCGGAGCGGTCCCAGCGGTTCGGCGTGTTCCCCGGGAACTACGTCGCTCCCGCAGGGAACATCCGGGCTAAGGCTGATAAG gcgccgccgcgcgcgcgcacgccgcccgctAATG cccAACCTCTAACGTATCCATGGAGTTCGCAAAGTCAACAGCCACAAAGCATAACTAGATCTGAtaag CAACCAAAAGAGCTGAAACTGAAAACCGACCGCTTGACAATATCGACTGGCGTTAGTCTGATGAAGCGGTTGGCCGCCATGAAGAAGTGCAAGTCGCCGCCCGCCGTCGGCTACAGCATCGACAACCCCGTGTTCGAGGACGCCGCCTCACTGCCACACGACAGGCGACACCCCGTACATGTCAG GTCGGGCTCGTGTCCGTCGCAACTGCTGCGGGCGCTGCCTGCGGGGGG CGGGGGGCGCGGGGGGCACGGGGCCGAACGCTCGCGGCACAAGGAGCGGCCCGCCGCACTCGCCGTGCACGATCACCACTCGCACAG GCAAGGCACGGAGGGTCCGTGGCAGTCGCAGCATCGAAAATCTCAGTCGCTCGACGTCACCGCGAGCCGGAAGGACAGGCATCATTCCCAACCTGTTAAAGAGAG ATTCCGCTGCATAGTCCCCTACCCGCCGAACTCCGAGTACGAGTTGGAGCTGAAGGTGGACGACATCGTGTTGGTGTCGAAGAAGCGCGGCGACGGGTGGTACAAGGGCACGCTGCAGCGCACCGGACGCACCGGACTGTTTCCGGCCTCCTTCGTGCAGAGCTGTCCGCAGGAATGA